From Xenopus laevis strain J_2021 chromosome 7L, Xenopus_laevis_v10.1, whole genome shotgun sequence, one genomic window encodes:
- the has1l.L gene encoding hyaluronan synthase 1 encodes MAIILKEEQFCIGLVRRIMTFGFACLVLTGVTWAFADSIPLVTDEFRILSFGIYGAFLAVHIVVQSLFAFLEHRKMKRSDNICTYTKTVALTISAYQEDTEYLRECLVSVKNIQYPPDKLKVIMVIDGNSPDDQYMMDMFQEVFEGEDVGTICWENNYHSWKPENAAKSPDADQQVENDTLTRSNQEQSDDLPETTIHANQEIEVEDPMLSEVEHLIKSKRCVCIMQKWGGKREVMYTAFKALGESVDYVQVCDSDTKLEPLATLELVKVLESNDRYGAVGGDVRILNLDDSYISFMSSLRYWIAFNIERACQSYFDCVSCISGPLGLYRNDLLQTFLESWYNQKFLGTHCTFGDDRHLTNRMLSIGYATKYTARSKCFSETPAQFLRWLNQQTRWTKSYFREWLYNSLWWHKHHLWMTYESVIAGIFPFFVTATVVRLFFSCHLWDIVWVLICVQLIATVKALYACLLRGNPVMIFMSLYAILYMGGLLPSKYFALITMNKSSWGTSGRKKIVGNYIPLLPLSIWWAILLAGILYTIVMMSLCTSCRLIEAEKTYLIYGSAFYLAYWALMFLLYWLWVKRTCRRRTADYDLKGST; translated from the exons ATGGCCATCATATTAAAAGAAGAACAGTTTTGCATCGGGCTTGTGCGCAGGATAATGACATTCGGCTTTGCCTGCTTGGTGTTGACTGGCGTGACTTGGGCCTTTGCCGACAGCATTCCTTTAGTCACAGATGAGTTTCGTATCTTGTCCTTTGGCATTTATGGAGCATTTCTTGCTGTTCATATCGTGGTTCAGAGCTTGTTTGCCTTCTTGGAACATAGGAAGATGAAGAGAAGTGATAACATCTGCACTTACACCAAAACGGTGGCCCTAACCATTTCGGCCTATCAGGAAGACACCGAGTATCTACGGGAATGTCTGGTGTCTgtcaaaaatattcaatatccaCCTGACAAGTTAAAGGTTATCATGGTCATTGATGGTAACAGTCCTGATGACCAATACATGATGGACATGTTTCAAGAAGTGTTTGAAGGGGAAGATGTAGGAACAATCTGCTGGGAGAACAATTATCATTCTTGGAAACCAGAAAATGCAGCAAAGAGCCCTGATGCTGATCAACAGGTCGAAAATGATACCCTAACCAGAAGTAACCAGGAACAGTCTGATGATTTGCCAGAGACCACTATCCATGCAAACCAGGAAATCGAGGTTGAAGATCCCATGCTTAGTGAGGTTGAGCATCTGATCAAATCCAAACGATGTGTGTGCATTATGCAGAAATGGGGTGGAAAGAGAGAAGTCATGTACACAGCTTTCAAAGCCCTCGGGGAGTCAGTGGATTATGTTCAG GTTTGTGATTCGGACACGAAGCTTGAGCCACTGGCAACACTTGAACTTGTTAAAGTCCTAGAATCGAATGATCGGTATGGAGCAGTGGGAGGTGACGTGAGGATCTTGAATCTCGATGATTCCTACATAAGTTTTATGAGCAGCCTTCGATACTGGATCGCTTTTAATATAGAGAGAGCTTGTCAGTCCTACTTTGACTGTGTTTCCTGTATCAGTGGACCACTTG GTCTTTATCGAAATGACCTTCTCCAAACATTCCTTGAGTCATGGTACAATCAGAAATTTTTGGGGACTCACTGCACTTTCGGAGATGACCGCCACCTTACTAATCGAATGTTAAGCATTGGTTATGCAACTAA GTATACTGCACGGTCAAAATGCTTTTCAGAAACGCCTGCACAGTTCTTGCGCTGGTTAAATCAACAGACCCGTTGGACAAAGTCTTACTTCCGAGAATGGCTCTACAATTCCTTGTGGTGGCACAAGCACCACCTCTGGATGACCTACGAGTCAGTAATTGCAGGCATTTTCccattttttgtcacagccactgtgGTGAGGCTGTTCTTCAGCTGTCATCTGTGGGACATAGTGTGGGTTCTAATCTGTGTCCAACTCATTGCTACCGTCAAAGCCCTTTATGCCTGCCTGCTCAGGGGCAACCCAGTTATGATATTCATGTCTCTATATGCAATCTTGTACATGGGTGGGCTCCTACCCTCAAAGTACTTTGCCCTAATTACCATGAACAAGAGCAGCTGGGGCACCTCAGGAAGGAAGAAAATTGTGGGAAATTACATCCCCCTCCTTCCATTATCTATTTGGTGGGCTATCCTCTTAGCAGGGATTCTTTACACAATCGTTATGATGTCACTATGCACTTCCTGTAGACTTATCGAGGCAGAGAAAACATACCTGATCTATGGCTCGGCTTTCTACCTCGCCTATTGGGCATTGATGTTCCTCCTCTATTGGTTGTGGGTCAAACGCACCTGTAGGAGGAGGACTGCTGATTATGACCTTAAGGGAAGTACATAA